One window of the Streptococcus parasanguinis ATCC 15912 genome contains the following:
- a CDS encoding GNAT family N-acetyltransferase, with the protein MIIRPVQISDAATIRAIYQPYVTETAITFEVDVPTVQEFERRITKTLPKFPYLVAEVDGKVVGYAYASTYYARAAYDWTTELSIYIAKEARGQGIGSALYTALEEELQTRGYLRFLACIAVPNEASISMHKKRGYIQVAHFPKIGYKFNQWHDIVWMQKTIEGLVKSLEWQKTR; encoded by the coding sequence ATGATTATTCGACCCGTTCAGATTAGTGATGCAGCGACTATCCGAGCGATTTACCAACCTTATGTGACAGAGACAGCCATCACCTTTGAGGTCGATGTGCCGACTGTCCAGGAATTTGAAAGACGCATCACAAAAACGCTACCCAAATTTCCTTATTTAGTCGCAGAAGTTGATGGGAAAGTTGTGGGTTATGCCTATGCCTCGACCTATTATGCACGGGCTGCCTATGATTGGACCACTGAATTGTCTATTTATATAGCGAAAGAGGCGCGTGGACAAGGGATTGGATCAGCTCTTTATACTGCCTTAGAAGAGGAGTTACAAACACGAGGCTACTTACGCTTTCTGGCTTGTATCGCAGTTCCTAACGAAGCGAGCATTTCCATGCATAAAAAGCGGGGCTATATTCAAGTCGCTCATTTCCCAAAAATTGGCTATAAGTTCAACCAATGGCATGATATCGTCTGGATGCAAAAGACGATTGAAGGGCTTGTGAAAAGCCTTGAGTGGCAAAAAACAAGATAG
- a CDS encoding ABC transporter ATP-binding protein: protein MKQEQNSFSRLWTYLRAYRLEVCLSIFLKILSVVMSVVEPFVLGLAITELTKNLMDMAKGLSGASLNTSYIAIIMTLYLFRGVLYELGSYYSNYFMTNAVQKTVQDMRNDLSHKINHIPVSYFDRHQFGDLLGRFTSDVETVSNALQQSFLQIVNAIFTLLFVISMVLFLNIQLGLVVILSIPITYFSARFIMKKSQPYFKEQADVLGAMNGFVQENLTGFNVLKLYVREKSSQEEFHDITHHLQKVGFKANFISGLMMPILNGISDLTYLMIALMGGLQVLAGRLTVGNMQAFVQYVWQINQPIQNLTQLAGQLQSAKSSLDRIFQVMDEPDEVADVTEILSGDLTGQVSFKHVDFQYVVDKPLIRDFNLEVKPGEMVAIVGPTGAGKTTLINLLMRFYDVTAGSITVDGHDIRHLSRQDYRKQFGMVLQDAWLYEGTIKENLRFGNLEATDEDIVEAAKAANVDHFIRTLPGGYNMEMNQESSNISLGQKQLLTIARALLADPKILILDEATSSVDTRLELLIQKAMKNLMKGRTSFVIAHRLSTIQEADKILVLKDGQIIEQGNHQSLLADKGFYYELYNSQFSSK, encoded by the coding sequence ATGAAACAAGAACAAAACAGTTTTAGTAGACTATGGACTTACTTGAGAGCCTATCGCTTGGAAGTTTGCTTGTCCATTTTCTTAAAAATCCTGAGTGTCGTCATGAGTGTTGTCGAACCCTTTGTTTTGGGGCTTGCTATTACGGAGTTAACAAAAAATCTCATGGATATGGCAAAAGGCCTTTCGGGAGCAAGTCTGAATACCTCCTATATCGCTATCATTATGACGCTCTATCTATTCCGTGGGGTCCTCTATGAGTTGGGATCTTATTATTCCAACTATTTTATGACCAATGCTGTTCAAAAGACCGTTCAGGACATGCGAAATGATTTGTCTCATAAAATCAATCACATTCCGGTTTCCTATTTTGACCGGCATCAGTTTGGTGATTTGTTAGGACGTTTTACTAGCGATGTCGAAACAGTCTCGAATGCCTTGCAACAGTCCTTCTTACAAATCGTTAATGCCATCTTTACCTTGCTTTTTGTCATCAGCATGGTCTTATTCTTAAATATCCAGCTGGGTCTAGTGGTCATCCTGTCCATTCCAATCACTTATTTCAGTGCTCGATTTATCATGAAAAAATCTCAGCCTTACTTTAAAGAGCAGGCAGATGTTTTGGGGGCAATGAACGGCTTCGTTCAAGAAAATTTAACAGGTTTCAATGTCCTTAAGCTCTATGTCCGAGAAAAATCTTCCCAGGAAGAGTTTCATGATATTACCCATCATCTACAAAAGGTAGGATTCAAGGCCAACTTCATTTCCGGCTTAATGATGCCGATTTTAAATGGAATTTCAGATTTGACCTATCTGATGATCGCTTTGATGGGTGGCTTGCAAGTGTTAGCAGGTCGTTTGACAGTCGGGAATATGCAGGCTTTCGTCCAATATGTCTGGCAGATCAATCAACCCATTCAAAACTTGACCCAATTGGCCGGTCAACTCCAGAGTGCTAAGTCGTCTCTAGATCGGATTTTCCAAGTCATGGATGAACCAGATGAAGTGGCAGATGTGACAGAAATACTCTCTGGAGATTTGACAGGTCAGGTTAGCTTTAAACATGTTGATTTCCAATATGTAGTGGATAAACCCTTGATTCGTGATTTTAACCTAGAAGTGAAACCAGGTGAAATGGTGGCTATTGTCGGTCCTACCGGAGCAGGTAAAACAACCCTGATTAATCTGCTCATGCGCTTTTACGACGTGACTGCGGGATCGATTACGGTGGATGGTCATGATATTCGCCATCTGTCTCGCCAAGATTACCGTAAGCAATTTGGGATGGTCCTTCAGGATGCTTGGTTGTACGAAGGAACCATCAAAGAAAATCTTCGTTTTGGTAACCTAGAAGCAACGGATGAAGACATTGTTGAAGCTGCAAAGGCAGCCAATGTCGATCACTTTATCAGGACACTTCCTGGTGGTTACAATATGGAAATGAACCAGGAGTCTAGCAATATTTCTCTAGGCCAAAAGCAACTCTTAACTATTGCGCGTGCGCTCCTTGCTGATCCTAAGATTTTGATTTTGGATGAAGCGACGTCTTCTGTCGATACGCGTTTAGAGCTCTTGATTCAAAAAGCTATGAAGAATTTGATGAAAGGGCGGACTAGCTTTGTCATTGCTCACCGCTTGTCTACCATTCAAGAAGCAGATAAAATTCTTGTCCTCAAAGATGGACAAATCATCGAACAAGGAAACCACCAATCCTTGTTGGCAGACAAAGGATTCTACTATGAGCTCTACAATAGCCAGTTTTCAAGTAAATAA